One Bos indicus x Bos taurus breed Angus x Brahman F1 hybrid chromosome 6, Bos_hybrid_MaternalHap_v2.0, whole genome shotgun sequence genomic window carries:
- the SGMS2 gene encoding phosphatidylcholine:ceramide cholinephosphotransferase 2 → MDIIETAKLEEHMENQTNDPANTYTRPPEPVEEENKNGNSKPKSLSNGLRKSTKKYPDYIQIAMPTEARNKFPLEWWKTGIAFVYALFNLVLTTVMITVVHERVPPKELSPPLPDKFFDYIDRVKWAFSVSEINGIILVGLWITQWLFLRYKSIVGRRFFFIIGTLYLYRCITMYVTTLPVPGMHFQCAPKLNGDSQAKVQRILRLISGGGLSITGSHILCGDFLFSGHTVVLTLTYLFIKEYSPRHFWWYHLICWLLSAAGIICILVAHEHYTVDVIVAYYITTRLFWWYHSMANEKNLKVSSQTNFLSRAWWFPIFYFFEKNVQGSIPCCFSWPLSWPPGCFKSSCKKYSRVQKIGEDNEKST, encoded by the exons ATGGATATCATAGAGACAGCGAAACTCGAGGAACATATGGAAAATCAAACCAATGACCCTGCAAACACTTACACGAGACCTCCTGAGCCTGTCgaagaagagaacaaaaatggCAACAGTAAACCTAAGAGCTTATCCAATGGGTTGCGGAAGAGCACCAAAAAGTACCCGGACTACATCCAAATTGCTATGCCCACAGAAGCGAGGAACAAATTTCCCCTCGAGTGGTGGAAAACGGGCATTGCTTTCGTGTACGCTCTTTTCAACCTTGTCCTGACAACCGTCATGATCACGGTTGTGCACGAGAGGGTCCCTCCCAAGGAACTCAGCCCTCCACTCCCAGACAAGTTTTTTGATTACATAGATCGGGTGAAATGGGCATTTTCTGTATCAGAAATAAATGGGATTATATTAGTTGGATTATGGATCACCCAGTGGCTGTTTTTGAGATACAA GTCAATAGTGGGGCGCAGATTCTTTTTTATCATTGGAACTTTATACCTATATCGCTGTATCACAATGTATGTCACTACCCTCCCGGTGCCTGGAATGCATTTCCAGTGTGCTCCAAAG CTCAACGGAGACTCTCAGGCCAAAGTACAGCGGATTCTACGGCTGATCTCTGGCGGTGGATTGTCCATAACGGGATCGCACATCTTGTGTGGGGACTTCCTCTTCAGCGGCCACACAGTTGTGCTGACGCTTACTTATTTGTTCATCAAAGAAT ATTCGCCTCGCCACTTCTGGTGGTATCACTTAATCTGCTGGCTGCTGAGCGCTGCCGGAATCATCTGCATTCTGGTAGCACATGAACACTATACCGTCGACGTGATCGTTGCCTATTACATCACAACTCGGCTCTTCTGGTGGTACCATTCCATGGCCAACGAAAAG AACTTGAAGGTGTCTTCACAGACTAATTTCTTGTCTCGAGCGTGGTGGTTccccatcttttatttttttgagaaaaacgTACAAGGCTCGATCCCTTGCTGCTTCTCCTGGCCTCTGTCCTGGCCTCCTGGCTGCTTCAAATCATCTTGCAAGAAGTACTCACGGGTTCAGAAGATTGGCGAAGATAATGAGAAATCTACCTGA